The following are from one region of the Sandaracinus amylolyticus genome:
- a CDS encoding group II intron maturase-specific domain-containing protein has protein sequence MGLDDAEPQKTRQQVLPLEGRGEASEVHRSAEASSATNGNARPGASGLMELVCERQNLKAALKRVRQNKGSPGIDGMTVEELEAHLRVHWPAIREALLAGRYQPQRVKRVVIPKPGGGERELGHAFVRYADDLNVYVRSKRAGERVMRAMRRLYARLRLRVNETKSAVGRATERKFLGFSFWIAPGREVKRRVAPQALERMKDRVRELTRRVVGRSLAQTCERLREYLNGWKGYFHVAQTPRALAQLDEWIRHRLRALQLKHWKRGPTI, from the coding sequence GTGGGTCTCGACGACGCAGAGCCGCAGAAGACCAGGCAGCAGGTGCTCCCGCTGGAGGGCCGAGGTGAAGCCTCGGAAGTACATCGGAGCGCGGAAGCGTCGTCGGCGACGAACGGAAACGCGCGCCCAGGAGCGAGCGGTCTGATGGAGCTGGTGTGCGAACGCCAGAACCTGAAGGCCGCGCTGAAGCGAGTTCGGCAGAACAAGGGCAGTCCCGGCATCGACGGGATGACGGTCGAGGAGCTCGAAGCGCATCTGCGCGTGCACTGGCCGGCGATCCGCGAAGCTCTGCTCGCGGGTCGCTACCAGCCGCAGCGCGTGAAGCGCGTCGTGATTCCCAAGCCCGGCGGAGGCGAGCGCGAGCTCGGCCACGCGTTCGTGCGCTATGCGGATGATCTCAACGTCTACGTGAGATCGAAGCGGGCGGGCGAGCGTGTGATGCGGGCGATGCGTCGCCTCTACGCGCGACTCCGACTTCGCGTCAACGAGACCAAGAGCGCGGTGGGACGCGCCACGGAACGCAAGTTCCTCGGCTTCTCGTTCTGGATCGCACCAGGACGCGAAGTGAAGCGGCGCGTCGCACCGCAAGCCCTCGAGCGTATGAAGGATCGCGTCCGCGAGCTGACCCGACGAGTCGTCGGTCGCAGTCTCGCGCAGACGTGCGAGCGGCTACGGGAGTATCTGAACGGCTGGAAGGGCTACTTCCACGTCGCGCAGACCCCGAGGGCTCTCGCGCAGCTCGACGAGTGGATCCGCCATCGTCTCCGCGCGCTGCAGCTCAAACACTGGAAGCGTGGGCCGACCATCTAG
- a CDS encoding copper oxidase translates to MNRRDFLVTGALAGAALVAERAQAQHAGHGAQPGDAAAPRERAPDATRIEQSDRSWVPAQRPDRTPVVPGGPIPAHMPNVGKLPWRIVGGVKVGHLVVEPFDHEFAPGLRARCWGYNRSTPGPLIEGVVGDRVRVFVTNRLPEPTTIHWHGLVLPNGMDGVSGLNQRPIPPGETYKYELPLRDAGTFMYHSHHDEMTQIALGCVGMFVVHPRRPIGPRVDNDFVLMTHEWRIDPGTGRPDPNEMLDFNVFTFNGKAFPSTEPMLVGVGERTRIRIGNLSPMTSHPIHLHGHHFRITGTDGGFIPEGAQWPETTTIVPVGAVRVIEFVSTEPGDWAIHCHMTHHVMMQMGHDISNMVGVDAGEVDPRVRRVIPEYMSMGTTGMGEMGTMDMPLPPNSIPMRGGPGPFSYIDMGGMMTIVKVRENARTADPAAWYQHPRGAVSERATAAELRDNGIDPDRDTRRTD, encoded by the coding sequence GTGAACCGACGAGACTTCCTCGTGACCGGCGCGCTCGCGGGCGCCGCGCTCGTCGCCGAGCGCGCGCAGGCGCAGCACGCCGGACATGGCGCGCAGCCGGGCGACGCGGCAGCGCCGCGCGAGCGTGCGCCCGACGCGACGCGCATCGAGCAGAGCGACCGCTCGTGGGTGCCCGCGCAGCGCCCCGATCGCACCCCGGTCGTGCCCGGCGGGCCGATCCCTGCGCACATGCCGAACGTCGGGAAGCTCCCGTGGCGCATCGTGGGCGGCGTGAAGGTCGGGCACCTCGTCGTCGAGCCCTTCGATCACGAATTCGCGCCGGGTCTGCGCGCGCGATGCTGGGGCTACAACCGCAGCACGCCCGGTCCGCTGATCGAAGGCGTGGTGGGCGATCGCGTGCGCGTCTTCGTGACCAATCGTCTGCCCGAGCCGACGACGATCCACTGGCACGGGCTCGTGCTCCCGAACGGCATGGACGGAGTCTCGGGGCTCAACCAGCGCCCGATCCCGCCGGGCGAGACGTACAAGTACGAGCTCCCACTGCGTGATGCGGGCACGTTCATGTACCACTCGCATCACGACGAGATGACGCAGATCGCGCTCGGCTGCGTCGGCATGTTCGTCGTGCATCCGCGGCGTCCGATCGGTCCGCGCGTCGACAACGACTTCGTGCTGATGACGCACGAGTGGCGCATCGACCCGGGCACCGGGCGCCCCGATCCCAACGAGATGCTCGACTTCAACGTCTTCACGTTCAACGGCAAGGCGTTCCCGTCCACCGAGCCGATGCTCGTGGGGGTCGGCGAGCGGACGCGGATCCGCATCGGAAATCTCTCACCGATGACGAGCCATCCGATCCACCTGCACGGCCATCACTTCCGCATCACGGGGACGGACGGCGGATTCATCCCCGAGGGCGCGCAGTGGCCGGAGACCACGACGATCGTGCCGGTCGGCGCGGTGCGCGTGATCGAGTTCGTCAGCACCGAGCCGGGCGACTGGGCCATCCACTGTCACATGACCCATCACGTCATGATGCAGATGGGCCACGACATCTCGAACATGGTCGGCGTGGACGCGGGCGAGGTCGATCCCCGCGTTCGTCGCGTGATCCCCGAGTACATGTCGATGGGCACGACCGGCATGGGCGAGATGGGCACGATGGACATGCCGCTGCCGCCGAACAGCATCCCGATGCGCGGCGGCCCGGGGCCGTTCTCGTACATCGACATGGGCGGCATGATGACCATCGTGAAGGTCCGCGAGAACGCGCGGACGGCGGACCCGGCCGCTTGGTACCAGCACCCGCGAGGCGCGGTCTCGGAGCGCGCGACGGCCGCCGAGCTGCGCGACAACGGCATCGATCCCGACCGCGACACCCGCCGCACCGATTGA
- a CDS encoding helix-turn-helix domain-containing protein, producing MKPTARFTGLELSEADRELLRARGRGSHRERLTARQWRRIRTLLLLDEGMSVRATAIAVGGYPREVSRVAKRYAERGLDAALSDDPRPYPERKLDSAQEAAIVAMVCGPPPEGHARWTVRLIAEQVVKRGVVDEIGRETVRVTLASHGLKPWREKNVVRPRRR from the coding sequence GTGAAGCCGACTGCGAGGTTCACAGGGCTGGAGCTGTCCGAGGCAGACCGCGAGCTCCTTCGCGCGAGGGGGCGCGGTAGCCATCGGGAGCGACTCACGGCCCGCCAGTGGCGTCGGATCCGCACGCTGCTTCTCCTCGACGAGGGCATGTCGGTCCGAGCCACGGCGATCGCAGTCGGGGGTTACCCGCGAGAGGTTTCGCGTGTCGCCAAGCGCTATGCGGAGCGAGGTCTGGACGCGGCGTTGTCTGATGACCCGCGTCCGTACCCGGAGCGGAAGCTCGACAGCGCGCAGGAGGCCGCGATCGTCGCGATGGTCTGCGGCCCACCGCCCGAAGGGCACGCGCGATGGACCGTGCGGCTCATCGCCGAACAAGTCGTGAAGCGAGGTGTCGTCGACGAGATCGGTCGCGAGACGGTCCGGGTCACGCTCGCGAGCCACGGCCTCAAGCCGTGGCGGGAAAAAAATGTGGTGCGTCCCCGCCGTCGATGA
- a CDS encoding IS630 family transposase, whose product MEDVLELYARKHDEREPVVCLDERPVPLRDAARDGTAMSPGKIARVDYEYVRRGTAHIFCIIEALTGRRLTHATRDRAGPSFAKALKRIARRYKRARTIHLVVDNLSTHSEKCLIDALGPQQGRALLRRFTVHFTPKHASWLNAAEMEVSLVVRECLGRRRIGDLATLRHEVSAWNRRADRKRRGINWTFRVADARRVFRYAGLVTSRSRH is encoded by the coding sequence ATGGAGGACGTGCTCGAGCTGTACGCACGCAAGCACGACGAACGAGAGCCCGTCGTGTGCCTGGACGAGCGCCCTGTGCCGCTGCGCGATGCGGCGCGAGACGGGACGGCCATGTCGCCGGGCAAGATCGCGCGCGTCGACTACGAGTACGTGCGGCGGGGAACAGCGCACATCTTCTGCATCATCGAAGCTCTGACCGGGCGACGGCTGACGCACGCCACGCGCGATCGCGCCGGCCCATCGTTCGCGAAAGCGCTGAAGCGGATCGCGCGCCGCTACAAACGCGCTCGCACGATTCATCTGGTCGTCGACAACCTGAGCACGCACTCGGAGAAGTGCCTGATCGATGCGCTGGGGCCTCAGCAGGGCCGTGCGCTATTGCGGCGCTTCACGGTGCACTTCACGCCGAAGCACGCGAGCTGGCTCAACGCCGCCGAGATGGAGGTGAGCCTCGTCGTCCGCGAGTGCCTCGGCCGACGCCGTATCGGCGATCTCGCGACTCTGCGGCACGAAGTCAGCGCGTGGAATCGCCGCGCAGATCGTAAGCGTCGCGGCATCAACTGGACGTTTCGCGTCGCCGACGCCCGGCGCGTCTTCCGATACGCCGGGCTCGTTACGTCACGGTCGAGACACTAG
- a CDS encoding PAS domain S-box protein translates to MKRARIALGLISGLRDRPRVSARVPRGSHDIGARSPHHEVLVSRSRARRARRGRWLVTPTSCGARATPTESVAQSPRSASKRASASRMGVPLAPHRRDRRASEPSCRAQVSVLVQVISDNAGRETLAHAIERRRDEIRRAWLERVRADLSGRDVDAAELVDHADGYIDRLTQLLRGGSPVERIGARAWTDIARKYALTGIRLGFDIEQLVREMSQLRSVVAAVLASEGLSSELLHTVLDEAIAASAAEFAHVAHARLRAAEERYQLLVEGAREYAIFLLDAHGRVASWNSGAKRIKGYDESEILGQPYDVFFLPEDRASGEPSRLLAEARVKGEHKGRHRRLRKDGSEFWADVTLTALFDDSGVLRGFSKITRDATAQVEAEAAAMQRERLSAILESAVDAIIATDSSGRVALFNRAAERAFGCTAADAVGRSIEVFLPDARFPSISQECSASRPLPGLVSEGGMFCTLGARRAGGEVFPVEVTFAPTEIGGAPYYAAIVRDISARVRAERARREAEARLEEIADNTSAFIYIKDREGRFLLVNRAIETLFGLTRAQMLGKTDAEMFPSDQATKFRENDLEVLARGTAITVEEMVPVDGGLRTYLSVKFPLRDEDGEIYATGGVSTDVTEQVEARDALTREVQIRELFVGVLAHDLRNPLNAIIMTSAALLAARGLDPPAAKNVERIANGARRIAGLVDVLLDFTRVRSGAGIELQLRAADFHEICRHVVEEAVAAHPSRRIDCALEGDPAGEWDAVRIAQVASNLISNALAHGRVDAPVSVHVRGTPSEITLEVRNANAGAPLAPEQIERIFDPFTRGPRADGGGLGLGLFIVDQAVRAHGGSVRVESDVERGTAFVVTLPRHPRV, encoded by the coding sequence GTGAAACGGGCACGCATCGCGCTCGGGCTCATCTCCGGGCTCCGTGATCGGCCGCGCGTGTCGGCGCGCGTGCCCCGTGGATCGCACGACATAGGCGCGCGGTCACCCCATCACGAAGTCCTCGTTTCGCGATCGCGAGCACGACGTGCACGACGGGGTCGTTGGCTCGTGACGCCGACCTCGTGCGGCGCGCGCGCCACACCGACCGAGAGTGTGGCGCAGTCCCCCCGGTCGGCCTCGAAGCGCGCGAGCGCTTCGAGGATGGGCGTGCCCCTTGCACCACATCGACGCGACCGACGTGCGTCGGAGCCATCGTGTCGAGCTCAGGTGAGCGTGCTGGTCCAGGTCATCAGCGACAACGCAGGCCGAGAGACGCTCGCGCACGCGATCGAGCGCCGCCGCGACGAGATCCGACGGGCGTGGCTGGAGCGCGTGCGAGCGGACCTGAGCGGGCGCGACGTGGACGCGGCCGAGCTCGTCGATCACGCGGACGGGTACATCGATCGACTGACGCAGCTGCTCCGCGGCGGCTCGCCGGTCGAGCGCATCGGCGCGCGCGCGTGGACCGACATCGCGCGCAAATACGCGCTGACCGGCATTCGGCTGGGCTTCGACATCGAGCAGCTCGTGCGCGAGATGTCGCAGCTGCGATCGGTCGTGGCCGCGGTCCTCGCCTCGGAGGGACTGAGCTCCGAGCTGCTCCACACCGTGCTCGACGAGGCGATCGCGGCGTCGGCCGCGGAGTTCGCGCACGTCGCGCACGCTCGTCTCCGCGCGGCCGAGGAGCGCTATCAGCTGCTCGTCGAGGGCGCGCGCGAGTACGCGATCTTCCTGCTCGATGCGCACGGTCGCGTCGCGAGCTGGAACTCGGGGGCCAAGCGCATCAAGGGCTACGACGAGTCGGAGATCCTCGGCCAGCCCTACGACGTGTTCTTCCTCCCCGAAGACCGCGCGTCCGGTGAGCCTTCGCGCCTGCTCGCAGAAGCCAGGGTGAAGGGCGAGCACAAAGGGCGACACCGCCGTCTGCGCAAGGACGGCTCCGAGTTCTGGGCGGACGTCACGCTCACTGCGCTCTTCGACGACTCGGGCGTGCTGCGCGGATTCTCGAAGATCACGCGCGACGCGACTGCGCAGGTCGAGGCCGAGGCCGCAGCAATGCAGCGTGAGCGACTGTCGGCGATTCTCGAGTCGGCCGTCGACGCGATCATCGCGACGGATTCGAGCGGTCGAGTCGCGCTCTTCAATCGCGCCGCGGAGCGCGCGTTCGGATGCACTGCGGCGGACGCAGTGGGCCGGTCGATCGAGGTGTTCCTGCCCGACGCACGTTTTCCGAGCATCTCCCAGGAATGCAGCGCGTCTCGTCCGTTGCCCGGTCTGGTGTCGGAAGGCGGGATGTTCTGCACGCTCGGAGCTCGCCGCGCCGGCGGCGAGGTGTTCCCGGTCGAAGTCACGTTCGCTCCGACGGAGATCGGCGGCGCTCCGTACTACGCCGCGATCGTGCGCGACATCAGCGCGCGCGTGCGTGCCGAGCGCGCGAGACGCGAGGCGGAGGCGCGCCTCGAGGAGATCGCCGACAACACGAGCGCGTTCATCTACATCAAGGATCGCGAGGGCCGATTCCTGCTGGTCAATCGCGCGATCGAGACGCTCTTCGGCCTCACGCGTGCCCAGATGCTGGGCAAGACCGACGCGGAGATGTTCCCGTCGGATCAAGCCACGAAGTTCCGGGAGAACGATCTCGAGGTCCTCGCACGCGGCACCGCGATCACCGTGGAGGAGATGGTGCCCGTCGATGGCGGGCTCCGAACGTATCTGTCGGTGAAGTTCCCGCTGCGCGACGAAGACGGAGAGATCTACGCGACCGGTGGGGTCTCGACCGACGTCACCGAGCAAGTGGAGGCGCGAGACGCGCTGACGCGCGAGGTCCAGATACGCGAGCTGTTCGTCGGCGTGCTCGCGCACGATCTCCGGAATCCGCTCAACGCGATCATCATGACCTCCGCAGCGCTGCTCGCGGCTCGAGGGCTCGATCCTCCGGCGGCGAAGAACGTCGAGCGCATCGCGAACGGGGCGCGGCGTATCGCGGGGCTCGTCGACGTCCTGCTCGACTTCACGCGGGTGCGCTCCGGCGCCGGCATCGAGCTCCAGCTCCGCGCCGCCGACTTCCACGAGATCTGCCGTCACGTCGTGGAGGAAGCGGTCGCGGCGCATCCGAGCCGGAGAATCGATTGCGCTCTCGAAGGCGATCCCGCGGGTGAGTGGGACGCAGTCCGGATCGCGCAGGTGGCCAGCAACCTGATCAGCAACGCGCTCGCGCACGGTCGCGTCGACGCTCCGGTGAGCGTGCACGTCCGCGGGACGCCGAGCGAGATCACGCTCGAGGTACGCAACGCCAACGCGGGAGCCCCACTCGCGCCGGAGCAGATCGAGCGGATCTTCGATCCGTTCACCCGTGGGCCGCGTGCCGACGGAGGCGGGCTCGGGCTCGGCCTCTTCATCGTCGATCAGGCGGTGCGAGCGCACGGCGGCTCGGTGCGCGTCGAGAGCGACGTGGAGCGCGGGACCGCGTTCGTCGTGACGCTCCCCCGACATCCGCGCGTGTAG
- a CDS encoding TolC family protein: protein MRTERTTRIPVVLALALAVGCVSHSRREDVDAVRAVLATRTELDLVDRDPDTWQQEEPHVRELLAQPLDAERAVRIALANNRDLRAAMYELGIARGALVQAGLLPNPTLEAEVRFPEDQVEPPQYDVGIAIDITALILAPIRAEAAAARIDVVRYRTAGAVLDLAYRVRLAFFRYQASVQHLELMQTAQESYAASVTAARALHEAGNVRDLDVSIEEAALEQARIDTARAELELYDDRERLNVLMGLYGHEVSWEIAGRLADPPSEPLVLDELEPRAIETSLELAWTRAELEAIGRSLGLARAEGLVPDIAVGFHAEYDEERWEYGPEMAITFPFFSQGQGTVLSREAELESLRERYVALAVAVRASVRAARNRALTTELLAHRYREVLIPARTRVFEQTLRQYNAMQIDVFRLLQAKREQIDAARGYIEALREYWQARATLDQVLAGRVAGTIGPDVEIEIGARTRESGGPTASSPH from the coding sequence ATGCGCACTGAGCGCACGACGCGCATCCCCGTCGTGCTCGCGCTCGCGCTCGCCGTGGGCTGCGTCAGCCATTCGCGCCGCGAGGACGTCGACGCCGTGCGCGCGGTGCTCGCGACGCGCACCGAGCTCGACCTCGTCGACCGCGATCCCGACACCTGGCAGCAAGAGGAGCCGCACGTGCGAGAGCTCCTCGCGCAGCCCCTCGACGCCGAGCGCGCGGTGCGCATCGCGCTCGCGAACAATCGCGACCTGCGCGCCGCGATGTACGAGCTCGGGATCGCGCGTGGCGCGCTCGTACAAGCGGGGCTCCTGCCGAACCCGACGCTCGAGGCCGAGGTTCGGTTCCCCGAGGATCAGGTCGAGCCACCGCAGTACGACGTCGGGATCGCGATCGACATCACCGCGCTCATCCTCGCGCCGATCCGCGCCGAGGCCGCCGCTGCGCGCATCGACGTCGTCCGGTACCGCACCGCGGGCGCGGTGCTCGATCTGGCGTACCGCGTGCGGCTCGCGTTCTTTCGCTACCAGGCGAGCGTGCAGCACCTCGAGCTCATGCAGACCGCGCAGGAGTCGTACGCCGCGAGCGTCACCGCGGCGCGCGCGCTGCACGAGGCCGGGAACGTGCGGGATCTCGACGTGTCGATCGAAGAGGCCGCGCTCGAGCAGGCGCGCATCGACACCGCGCGCGCAGAGCTCGAGCTCTACGACGACCGCGAGCGCCTCAACGTGCTGATGGGTCTCTACGGGCACGAGGTGAGCTGGGAGATCGCCGGCCGTCTGGCGGACCCGCCCTCCGAGCCGCTGGTGCTCGACGAGCTCGAGCCGCGCGCGATCGAGACGAGCCTGGAGCTCGCGTGGACACGTGCCGAGCTCGAGGCCATCGGGCGCAGCCTCGGGCTCGCCCGAGCGGAAGGCCTCGTGCCCGACATCGCGGTCGGCTTCCACGCGGAGTACGACGAGGAGCGGTGGGAGTACGGGCCCGAGATGGCGATCACGTTCCCGTTCTTCTCGCAGGGCCAGGGCACGGTTCTCTCGCGCGAGGCCGAGCTCGAGTCACTGCGCGAGCGCTACGTCGCGCTCGCGGTGGCGGTGCGCGCATCGGTGCGCGCCGCGCGCAACCGGGCGCTCACGACCGAGCTGCTCGCGCATCGTTATCGCGAGGTGCTCATTCCGGCGCGCACCCGTGTGTTCGAGCAGACGCTGCGCCAGTACAACGCGATGCAGATCGACGTCTTCCGACTGCTGCAAGCGAAGCGCGAGCAGATCGACGCAGCACGCGGATACATCGAGGCGCTGCGGGAGTACTGGCAAGCGCGCGCGACGCTCGATCAGGTGCTCGCGGGACGCGTCGCGGGGACGATCGGGCCCGACGTGGAGATCGAGATCGGCGCGCGGACGCGCGAATCGGGTGGGCCCACGGCGAGCAGCCCGCACTGA
- a CDS encoding DDE-type integrase/transposase/recombinase: protein MVRLSGATAGRDHASASIPPTAKIGVRASAPSEWWHVDVTIVRLLDGTRAYVHAVPDNYSRKVLAWAVEPELRAATTRAILAMARERVATGLRVRVMTDGGSENVIIGTDSDLSAVAEHVVAQVGIHFSNSMIEAFWRVLRHQWLYLHSLDSIGTLRRLVSEYIHEHNAVIPHIELGGRTPDEAYAGRELDVRARLASAHADARRARVAANRAVSCAACATPPPARSSGP from the coding sequence CCCCAACAGCGAAGATCGGAGTCCGCGCGAGTGCACCGAGCGAGTGGTGGCATGTCGATGTTACGATCGTTCGCCTGCTCGACGGCACGCGCGCGTACGTGCACGCAGTCCCCGACAACTACTCCCGCAAGGTGCTTGCCTGGGCTGTCGAGCCCGAGCTCCGCGCGGCCACGACGCGTGCCATTCTCGCGATGGCGCGGGAGCGCGTCGCGACCGGCCTCAGAGTTCGCGTCATGACTGACGGCGGATCGGAGAACGTGATCATCGGCACCGACTCCGACCTCTCCGCGGTGGCCGAACATGTCGTCGCGCAGGTCGGGATCCATTTCTCCAACTCGATGATAGAAGCGTTCTGGCGAGTACTCCGGCACCAGTGGCTCTACCTGCACTCGCTCGATTCCATCGGCACACTCCGCCGTCTCGTCTCCGAGTACATCCATGAGCACAACGCGGTCATTCCCCACATCGAGCTCGGTGGCCGAACGCCAGACGAGGCGTATGCAGGGCGCGAGCTCGACGTTCGAGCACGCCTCGCCTCCGCACACGCTGACGCCCGACGAGCGCGCGTCGCCGCGAACCGTGCCGTCTCGTGCGCGGCCTGCGCGACTCCCCCACCTGCCCGCAGTAGCGGGCCATAA
- a CDS encoding heavy metal translocating P-type ATPase produces the protein MTCAACVRRVERALTRVDGVTSATVSFATERATVTFDPARTNETSLARAVADAGYEVIRPAAPSDDAVVQLEIVGMTCAACVRRVENALKKVEGVRDASVNLPFHRATVTIDPDVTTPDALVQAVSRAGYGVASPPTSETPSATRAEQREKVDEEERRALVRDLVIAAVITLPLLVLGMSHGAIPGADGPIGRAIQLALASIVVLGPGRRFFRLAWIAAKHRTSDMNTLVALGTGAAFVYSAIAVIAPQLFPHAEHGMIPHVYFEAAGAIITFVLLGKVLESRAKKRLADAVRGLVALQPKTARRVMGDREEDVAVERLGRGDLVLVRPGERIPTDGEVVRGTSAVDESMLTGESMPVDKTVGARVFGGTMNQSGSLTFRVGRTGKDTALARIVEAVEQAQGSKAPIARLADVISSWFVPVVLVIATITFIAWALIDPTQDGIATAIERFVAVLVIACPCALGLATPAAVAVGTGRGAELGVLVKGGAALESASRIDTVLLDKTGTLTAGKPELTDVIAIDGDERALLSLVASVEKESEHPIARAIVDGALARGALTITADGFASMAGYGIEARVGGRAVRVGTSAWLAQAGIDTESLERAADDLAARGRTPSFVAVDGMLAGMIAVADRATDEARITVAVLKRLGIDVAMVTGDRERTARAVAADLGIERVIAEVRPEDKASVVASERARGRVVAMVGDGVNDAPALAGADVGVAIGSGTDIAIAAADVALLQGGIAKLPTALRLSRQTLRNIRQNLFWAFIYNLIGIPIAAGLLYPFTGWLLSPVLASAAMSLSSVSVLLNALRLRSFDASSRA, from the coding sequence ATGACCTGCGCCGCGTGCGTGCGCCGCGTCGAGCGCGCCCTCACACGGGTCGACGGCGTGACGAGCGCGACCGTGAGCTTCGCGACGGAGCGCGCCACCGTGACCTTCGATCCGGCTCGCACCAACGAGACCTCGCTCGCACGCGCGGTCGCCGACGCCGGCTACGAGGTGATCCGCCCTGCAGCGCCGAGCGACGACGCCGTCGTGCAGCTGGAGATCGTCGGGATGACGTGCGCGGCATGCGTGCGCCGCGTCGAGAACGCGCTGAAGAAGGTCGAGGGCGTCAGAGACGCCAGCGTGAACCTGCCATTCCACCGCGCGACCGTGACGATCGATCCCGATGTCACCACGCCCGACGCGCTGGTGCAGGCCGTGTCGCGCGCGGGCTACGGCGTCGCCAGCCCGCCGACGTCCGAGACGCCGAGCGCCACGCGCGCCGAGCAGCGCGAGAAGGTCGACGAAGAGGAGCGTCGTGCGCTCGTGCGCGACCTCGTGATCGCAGCGGTGATCACGCTCCCGCTGCTCGTGCTCGGCATGTCGCACGGCGCGATCCCCGGTGCGGACGGGCCCATCGGACGTGCGATCCAGCTCGCGCTCGCGAGCATCGTCGTGCTCGGCCCGGGACGACGGTTCTTCCGGCTCGCGTGGATCGCGGCCAAGCACCGCACGAGCGACATGAACACCCTCGTCGCGCTGGGGACCGGCGCGGCGTTCGTGTACTCGGCCATCGCGGTGATCGCGCCGCAGCTCTTCCCGCACGCCGAGCACGGGATGATCCCGCACGTCTACTTCGAGGCGGCGGGCGCGATCATCACGTTCGTGCTGCTCGGCAAGGTGCTCGAGAGCCGCGCGAAGAAGCGCCTCGCGGACGCGGTGCGCGGGCTCGTCGCGCTGCAGCCCAAGACGGCGCGTCGGGTGATGGGTGATCGGGAAGAGGACGTCGCGGTCGAACGACTGGGCCGTGGCGATCTCGTGCTGGTGCGTCCCGGCGAGCGCATCCCGACCGACGGAGAGGTCGTGCGCGGGACCTCGGCGGTCGACGAGTCGATGCTCACCGGCGAGAGCATGCCGGTCGACAAGACGGTCGGCGCGCGCGTGTTCGGCGGCACGATGAACCAGAGCGGTTCGCTGACGTTCCGCGTCGGTCGAACCGGCAAGGACACCGCGCTCGCGCGCATCGTCGAGGCGGTCGAGCAGGCGCAAGGCAGCAAGGCGCCGATCGCGCGGCTCGCCGACGTGATCAGCAGCTGGTTCGTTCCCGTCGTGCTCGTCATCGCGACGATCACCTTCATCGCGTGGGCGCTGATCGATCCGACGCAGGACGGAATCGCCACCGCGATCGAGCGCTTCGTCGCAGTGCTCGTCATCGCGTGCCCGTGCGCGCTCGGTCTCGCCACGCCCGCGGCCGTCGCGGTCGGCACCGGACGAGGCGCGGAGCTCGGTGTTCTCGTGAAGGGCGGCGCTGCGCTCGAGTCGGCGAGCCGCATCGACACCGTGCTGCTCGACAAGACGGGAACGCTGACCGCGGGCAAGCCCGAGCTCACCGACGTGATCGCGATCGACGGAGACGAGCGCGCGCTGCTCTCGCTCGTCGCGTCGGTCGAGAAGGAGAGCGAGCACCCGATCGCGCGCGCCATCGTCGACGGCGCGCTCGCGCGCGGCGCGCTCACGATCACCGCCGACGGATTCGCGAGCATGGCCGGCTACGGCATCGAGGCGCGCGTGGGGGGTCGCGCCGTGCGGGTCGGTACGAGCGCGTGGCTCGCGCAGGCGGGCATCGACACCGAGTCGCTCGAGCGCGCCGCCGACGATCTCGCGGCGCGTGGTCGCACTCCGTCGTTCGTCGCAGTCGACGGCATGCTCGCGGGGATGATCGCGGTCGCCGACCGCGCGACCGACGAAGCCAGGATCACCGTCGCCGTGCTGAAGCGGCTCGGCATCGACGTCGCGATGGTGACCGGCGATCGCGAGCGCACGGCGCGCGCCGTCGCGGCGGACCTCGGGATCGAGCGTGTGATCGCGGAGGTGAGGCCCGAGGACAAGGCGTCGGTCGTCGCGTCCGAGCGTGCACGCGGACGCGTGGTCGCGATGGTGGGTGACGGAGTGAACGACGCGCCTGCGCTCGCCGGCGCCGACGTGGGCGTCGCGATCGGGAGCGGCACCGACATCGCGATCGCGGCCGCGGACGTCGCGCTGCTGCAGGGCGGCATCGCGAAGCTGCCGACCGCGCTGCGGCTCTCGCGGCAGACGCTCCGCAACATCCGGCAGAACCTGTTCTGGGCGTTCATCTACAACCTGATCGGCATCCCGATCGCGGCGGGCCTGCTCTATCCGTTCACCGGATGGCTGCTCTCGCCGGTCCTCGCGAGCGCTGCGATGTCGCTCTCGAGCGTGTCGGTGCTGCTGAACGCGCTGCGCCTGCGCTCGTTCGACGCGTCGTCGCGCGCGTGA